The sequence below is a genomic window from Microbacterium sp. SORGH_AS_0888.
TGCCGCACAGCCCGGTGTAGGCGACGGCGATCTGCACCTCGCCCGCGGCAGGGGGCGTCTCCGGCAGGTCGACGACATCCAGCTGTCGGGGTGCGGTGTATGCGAGCCCGTTCATGCGCTCGTCCTCTCGGTGGGGTCGGGGATGCGGTAGAAGGTCGTCGCCGTGCCGGAGAACACGGCGTCGCGCTCGCCGTCCGTCCAGGACGAGGTCAGCTCGGTGAGCGCGTCGTGCACGCGGCGGTGGCCGCCCGCGAGCTCGGCGATCGGCCAGTCGCTCCCGTACATGAGCCGGTCGGCGCCGAAGATCTCCCGCGCGTCCTCCACGAAGGGGCGGACGTCCTCGAGCGTCCAGGCCCGCGCGTCGCCCGTCGGCGGGTAGAGCCCCGACAGCTTGGCGACCGTGCCCGGATGCTCGGCGGCTGCCCGTGCCAGCGCGCGCCAGGCGTCGCGTTCGCGCGGTGTGCCGCCGATGGGCGGCTTGCCGAGATGATCGATTGCGATGCGCAGACGGGGATGGCGGGCCCGTGATCCCGGGGAGCTCGCCGAGGGCGGTGGCGTCCGCGGTGACGAAGTCGAGCGTCAGCCCCGCGTCGGCCAGCAGCCCGAGCGTGGTGTCCTGCGCGGCGTGCGAGAGCCAGCCCGGCTCGCGCGTGTGGATGAGGTTGCGCACCCCGACGAGCAGGGGATCGGCGAGGAACTCCTCGATCGCCGCCGCGGCCCCCGTCGGATCGTCGAGGGGCAGCCAGCCCACGATCGCGGCGACGCGGTCGGGGTGGCGACGGGCCTCCGTCCGCATCACCGCCGTGTCGGCGGCGTTGTCGACCGCCTGCACGAGGACCACGCGGTCCACGCCGGCATGATCGAGCTCGGGAA
It includes:
- a CDS encoding amidohydrolase, coding for MRIAIDHLGKPPIGGTPRERDAWRALARAAAEHPGTVAKLSGLYPPTGDARAWTLEDVRPFVEDAREIFGADRLMYGSDWPIAELAGGHRRVHDALTELTSSWTDGERDAVFSGTATTFYRIPDPTERTSA